A window of Hevea brasiliensis isolate MT/VB/25A 57/8 chromosome 14, ASM3005281v1, whole genome shotgun sequence contains these coding sequences:
- the LOC110669151 gene encoding protein FAR-RED IMPAIRED RESPONSE 1-like has translation MAGLSQGRSYRTQLFNEIFDFSEDDSLFAEDVEEDESAGDQDMNEGGIGAVANTNAIEKGPLTGMLFPCISTMFNFYKEHARLKGFSVFKRSAVNVQGGSGKYQTISCDKGRKPIGAKSSKRINCPAKINAILRENGMSLNMDMKRRLEANDIAGIRPAKSIRLLEVQADGPENLSCLSKDCRNFIERKRRLRLGDGDAEAIRKLSNVLWVHPRSRAAYEEFNDVVSFDTTYLVNRYKLPFATIVGVNHHGQPILLGCALISHEDVNTFKWFFMTWLEAMEDVHPNSILTDQCESMRKAIREVMPNTRHRFCLWHILCKVPEKFKGVTDYDSACLEFKAVIYDSLTIEMFERNWNEFVVKHGLERNEWLSKLYVDRKYWVPIYLNHTFWAGMVSTQRSESMHAYFDGYVNSMSTLKQFVEQYEIAMCDNNEKEFYADFKSKNTVVNCISVFEWEQQFQKAFTNSIFKLVQEEIKRMWYCHVIQPTEEGGVKQIMSQELREIKLWRNPQSTTGFVGSLFMM, from the exons atggcGGGGTTAAGTCAGGGAAGGTCATATCGTACCCAATTGTTTAATGAGATATttgattttagtgaagatgatagTTTGTTCGCTGAAGATGTGGAGGAAGATGAATCAGCTGGTGATCAAGATATGAACGAAGGAGGCATTGGAGCAGTAGCAAACACTAATGCTATTGAAAAAGGTCCTCTAACAGGGATGTTATTTCCTTGTATCAGCACTATGTTCAACTTCTATAAAGAACATGCTAGATTGAAAGGTTTTAGTGTTTTCAAAAGATCAGCAGTTAATGTACAGGGTGGATCTGGCAAATATCAAACAATTAGTTGCGATAAAGGAAGGAAACCAATTGGTGCGAAATCATCAAAAAGGATAAATTGTCCTGCAAAGATTAATGCAATCCTAAGAGAAAATGGAAT GTCACTAAATATGGATATGAAGAGGAGATTGGAGGCAAACGATATAGCTGGCATAAGACCCGCAAAAAGCATTAGGTTGCTTGAAGTTCAAGCAGATGGACCAGAAAATTTAAGTTGTTTGTCAAAGGATTGTCGAAACTTCATTGAGCGAAAGAGGAGGCTGCGACTTGGTGATGGTGATGCTGAGGCTATACGTAA GCTTTCAAATGTTCTATGGGTTCATCCTCGTAGTCGAGCTGCTTACGAGGAATTCAATGATGTTGTTAGTTTTGACACTACTTACCTTGTTAATCGATACAAGTTGCCATTTGCCACCATTGTTGGAGTAAATCATCATGGGCAACCTATTTTATTAGGATGCGCCTTGATCTCACATGAAGATGTAAACACTTTTAAGTGGTTTTTCATGACGTGGCTTGAAGCAATGGAAGATGTTCATCCTAATTCTATTCTTACAGATCAATGCGAGAGCATGAGGAAAGCCATTAGGGAGGTAATGCCTAATACTAGACACAGATTTTGCTTGTGGCATATATTATGCAAGGTACCTGAGAAGTTTAAGGGTGTTACTGATTATGATAGTGCATGCCTTGAGTTTAAAGCTGTAATATATGATAGCTTAACCATTGAGATGTTTGAGAGAAATTGGAATGAGTTTGTGGTGAAGCATGGGTTGGAAAGAAATGAATGGCTTTCCAAACTATATGTTGATAGGAAGTATTGGGTTCCAATTTATCTCAATCACACATTTTGGGCTGGAATGGTTTCGACTCAAAGGAGTGAGAGCATGCATGCCTATTTTGATGGGTATGTTAACTCAATGAGCACACTAAAGCAATTTGTGGAGCAGTATGAGATTGCAATGTGTGACAATAATGAAAAGGAGTTCTATGCTGATTTCAAATCAAAAAACACAGTTGTAAATTGCATATCTGTTTTTGAATGGGAACAACAGTTTCAAAAGGCATTTACTAATTCAATATTCAAGCTCGTTCAAGAGGAGATTAAACGAATGTGGTATTGCCATGTCATTCAGCCAACTGAAGAGGGAGGCGTGAAGCAGATAATGAGCCAGGAATTGAGAGAAATAAAATTATGGAGAAATCCACAATCAACAACTGGTTTCGTAGGGAGTTTGTTTATGATGTAG